In Oncorhynchus nerka isolate Pitt River unplaced genomic scaffold, Oner_Uvic_2.0 unplaced_scaffold_897, whole genome shotgun sequence, the DNA window CGCTAACGATCACTAAGGTCACTAATCTAAACAATAGCAGACATACAGTCAACATCAGGGGTGGTCGGGCAGTGTTCTGTCTATCCCAGTTGTTTGATACCCTCTCTTGTGTTTTCTCCTCTACTGCAGGTTACTGAAGGCCTGTGGTAGTCGTCTGACAGAGAAGCTGCTGGAGGGAGCTCCCACAGAGGACACACTGCTTCttatagagagacagaccggTATGCACGGATgctcatagagagacagacaagtgCGAACAGGTGCTCATAGAGAGACAGACCGGTGCGCACGGGTgctcatagagagacagacaggtgcgcACAGGTgctcatagagagacagacaggtgcgcACGGGTGCTCATAGAGAGACAGACCCGTGCTCATAGAGAGACAAATGTGCTCATAGCGAGACAGACAAGTGCTCATAGAGAGACCGACAAGTGCGCACGGGTgctcatagagagacagacaagtgCGCACAGGTgctcatagagagacagacaagtgCGCACAGGTGCtcgtagagagacagacaggtacgcACTGGTgctcatagagagacagacatgtaTGCACTGGTgctcatagagagacagacaggtgaacaggAGTGTCTACAGTAAACGTGTGATTAACACGGTTAGACCACGAGGACAGAGAGCTACGATGTGACTCACTTAACCATATCACACATTCCATTCTGATTACCATTTTTGGGACAATTTTTTTTCCATTGCTCCCCCTGTTCAGCTCTGATATTGCAAGTCGCTATGACACTTGAATACTTCCAATCAGGAAAATAGTTGCAATTGTTACTCTGTTTACTATCCTGGCTAAATAAatttaaataaaataacagtatatatatacagtatatatctagGAATTAGTCCCGATATTGGGTGTTTTGTATGTCTTTTTAACAATGTCCTGTTGTCTTCTCAGAGCAAGAGGAGGAAATGAGTTGCTGGGAAGGAGCAGAAGGGGGCGGGTCTAGACCCCAGTGCCACCAATCGGAGAGCGAGCTGTACAGAGACTTCTTGTTTGACGAGGGGAAAGCAGAGGGGTATCCTGGTCCAAAGTTCAGGTCCTTGAGACATTTAAGACAGGTAAACATTGGTGTGCCTTTCTCCATACCACATTATGAACACTTTCATTTCTAGCACATCATACGCCATACTTAATTCTGTTAACCACTTGGTTTCAAAATAAACAACTTTGTGAGCCAATTGGTTAAAAACGGAAACCAATATCCTCTTATTTTGTGAATGCATTTCTTGTCTGTTTCCTTGTGATGATATCTGTTATCTGATTGGTACGCAGGTGCTCGGGACCACTGATTTCCGCCAGCTAGCATGGCACGTGCTCATGGGAAATCAGGTCATATTGAGAGGGGCTGACCCAGGGCTCATCCATTCAGCATTCACCATGCTGAAGGTCAGCCAATCAAAAGTTTCATCGTATCCCCCTTTCAAGAATATTCCTCCTCTAACATTCATCGCTAATCACATGGTTTGGTATATATCCCATCAGGCCTTGCTACCGGTGGGCTGTGTCCGCTCTGTGACGTACAGCGCCCAGTATGAGGAAGCATACCGATGTAACTTCCTGGGCCTCAGCCCTGACGTGCCCATCCCCACACACGTCAGCTCCTCAGGTACACAAACCCAGAATGCATCACTGTGGTTACTGCTTTATTTGGAGGTCTGCTTATAATCACTATTACATATGATAGTAATATGCTAATAATAAAATACTGGATGATAATGATATTAGTTATAAGTGCGAACAGAACAAATAACAAATAAAATGTTTTCATAAGGAATCCTAAAATATCCATAAAATATGTCCATCTTGCTGTGTCCCTTCCCAGAGTTCTCAGTGTTGGTGGATGTGGTCAGTCTGGAGAGGGGTTCTCTGTACTCTGCTGCTTGTGGTGAAGACATCCTCTCACTCTATCAGTTCAACATCAGCAGTACCAACTCACAGCCTACAGATAAAGGTGAGGATAGACCCCATCTGGACAATATACTATATACATCATCAACATGAAGGTATACATTATACATGTCTTCTTCAAGGCACCTCTAGTTGTTAACAATCATGGCAAAGGTCAAAGACAATTAGTTGTGTGAAATTTTCCTCCATTAACTTTCCAGTTTCAATCTATTGACCTGCatctctcgtgctctctccctgtctctcgtcACCCCTATaactctctatccttctctcccgtcctctctctctctcttccccccacccctctctcaggTCCCACGTTGTTGAATAAGATCGAGGTGGCGTTGTCCAATGAGAACCTGTCAGTGGACGTGGTCTCTCACTGTCTGCTGTGTCTGAAGGAGGAGTGGATGAAGTGAGTAACAACAACCCCTCTGATAAGCAGGGAATTTCCCTCAACTTTGAAGTTTCATTTCTTTGGCTTTTTCTAAACAGACGTATGTAGGTATGCAACTGTAGATAGTGGGGCATTAAAGAGTCAAACAAGTCCCCCTATGAAACCCCCCAAAGCCCCAGCCTGGTTACATTGGCTGTGCAGTACAGGATGATGTGGAATGCTTAATGTAGTCCAGAATTATTGGGAAATTCCAAtaactcctctccctcccacttcTATCCATACCCCTCCTccccttaacccccccccccccctctatcccTTCAATTCCTTAGTAAAGTGAAGGTGCTGTTTAAGTTCTCCAAGGTAGATGGGCGTGGGAGGGAGGACACCCAGAAGGTGTTGGCCCTGCTGGGTGCCACGGGGCCTGGGGAGGAGGACAACGTCAGGCTGCTCAAGTTCTGGATGACAGGACTCAGCAAAACCTACAAGAGCCATCTGATGACCGCTGTCAGAGGAGGGCAGAGGCCCCTTAGCCAGTGAGAGAGCAGTGGAGGAGAATATGAGCGGTAGCGGGAGAGACCATATAGCTGGAGTGaaatatactgtatctcagtataggaggctggtgggaggaggtaTGGGAGggtgggctcattgtaatggctggaatggattaaatggaacggagtcaaatgtgatttccatatgtttgatgtgtttgacacTGTTCCATTTATACCTTTCCAGCCATGACAATGAGCccgtcctatagctcctcccagcaCCCTCTGCGTGTATCTACTACTGTatttggacagacagagagaaagggaaagaaaaCAAGTGTGAAAGAGTGAGTAATGACAGAGACTGACTGAAGGATATGTTTGTGTCCAGGTGCTGACTTGATTAAAACCCATCCTTCACCATAAAGAACAAAAATCCACTCCATGGGTCGGTTTTAAATTAATAATTAATTCAGATACATAACGTAATAAGTAATTCGTATATTTTTTTTAGTAATCAAATGGGAATTATTATAGGAACACTCTCCACAATTTTATGTCTAACTTATTATACAAGTTTCAATAGTTTGTTAACACATTGTACAGAGATATTCAAATAAAATAACTGCTTGAGCTGAAACTGAAATATTGGTGTGGCATTCATCCTTTTTCCCAACTGGCACCATCTTGTGGAGAATCATTAAATCTAAGAAAGAAGGGAGAAGAAAAAGAGTGGAGGGAAAAAAACTTGTGTCCTTTGCCAGTTCCCTCTCACATGCTTTTTTTACAATGAGTGGCTGTCAGCCAAGAGACCTCAATTGGTGTAAAACAACAGTTCTAGGTCTTCGGGTGACACGCAACGTAAAAACCCTTGCATAATGAGATCTCAGTCCCTCAACATATCATTGTGTTGTATACTACCACATCAGCAGGGGGCTTCTTCACTAACGAGCTCGTAACTCATTATTAAAACTAAATAACTGCAAAGCTTTTTGTTGTTTTTGCAGTTATTTGATCCCTTTCAGAAGGCTTTTGCTGAAGTCTGCAGACTTGTAAAATCCAGTACCACGAGGCTTTGTTCAAGTTCATgctctgtgttttttttttatactgtgtatgtatataatgattGAGCAAATTAGGGAGTattataacatacatttttgtgtgTAGTTATACTTCTACTcttgcactgcatctcagtgcaagaggcgtcactccggccatgattgggagtcctatagggcggcgcacaattggcccagcgtcgtcctagtttggccggggtaggccgtcattgtaaataagaatttgttcttaactgacatgcctagttaaataaaggttaaacatttTTTATTAAAGTTCTTTAGAAAGAGTGGGTGAAATTTgagctttaaaaaatatataaatagaaTGTACCAGTGAATCATACCTACTTAAAGTGTGTTTTCAACACAGAACAAAGAAATACAGTTGGTTACACATGACCCAGTCAATGTTTGATTTGATATTGTAAACTGTAGGCCAGCCTACTGGTGGAACGTTAGGTCATATAATATAGTAGAGTAGACAATAAAACAAAATTACAGACGCagaaatatcatacccccaagagatgctaacctctcaccattacaataacatgggaggttagcatttttggggtgtatgatatttgtgcgtctaacttcCTCAATCATCATTATttacaattcattcaggattatccgtaatcatggtagcatccacattcatttagaagtgtttagaaacatattatattcttatttacaatggaagTGACTCAATGAGacaaaacattattattatttgccATTcgtttctattgggcacaaaataatctgaaacacaaccaaaacaaaccacaaatgcatccaacaagatCATTAAGTCACAAGCTTGTAATCATTGAATGCaaagaatatgggaccaaatactaaacttttgactactttaatacacataagggaatttgtcccaatacttttggtcccctaaaatggggggactatatacaaaaagtgctgtaatttctaaacagttcaccCGATTATGGAGGAAAATACCCACaagttaaagctgacagtctgcactttaacctcatagtcattgtataatttcaaatccaaagtgttggagtatagagccaaaagaaAACATGCTTCACTGATCCAATAATTACAGagtgcactgtatatacactctGGGTAGAAGCTCTTAGACACAGATCTAGGACCATCTTATCCTTACCACATCCTAACCTGAACCATAAATGAAGAATATGCTAAACTGACCTGAGATCAGGGATCATCCTACTGCCCTATGCAGAGGACCAAGATGAAAAGAGTTAGGACTGATGGTGCCTCTGGGAGGCTGAAGAATGTTGGACTGCAGAACTCTGTCTTCCTTTTCCCTTTGGACCTCTAGAACATTCACTGTTTCTCTTGGCCCATGTTCAAAATGGAATTGATACAAGAAGTAGTACTACAACAATGACTACGTAAAACCTGAACATGACAATGTACTAATTGATCTACTTCTGATCCCCACTCACTTTCTCAATAGTAGTTTGTCATAACAAAAATATCTGAGTAGCACTTGAAATAATAAACTAGTGTACCACAAATGAAAGTGCTATCAAAATGTGAGAAAGTATCTAAGCCTCCAAACTGTGGGATATTAAACTTTTCCATTTCAAATCAATGGACATTTTTTTGTTATTAATTTATTATTTTGTTTTGAGAAGCAACATCAGCTTCACTGTGATGATTATTATTGACTTTGCACACTTGAATGACTTGCAGCTTATGTCAGTCAGTGTTGCAATCCTTTTAGCCACCCAAAAATACAAGATCATTCTTGATTTATGAGATCCTCTGGTGATTCAACAAGGTGAGTATTAGGTGAGTATTACTAACTGGCTCACTGGAGACAAGGAGGCAGGCACACGCTCAGGCACACATAGGGGGATTGAAAACATGGCATGACTTAAGCCTTCTGAGGACTCATTTGGattgggggtggggggagagggagagagaggaacttttgtgagtgtaatatttactgtttattttgtattgtttatttgacttttgtttatctatttcacttgctttggcaatgttaacatatgtttcccatgccaatacagccccttgaatttaatttCATTTAATTGCATGGGAGAGGGGGCTTGGTCAGTCAATAGGGAGGTGAAATGACTGGTGGTGGGAGGGGCTGAGAGATTTACAGGGAGCAGATATCAAGCACTTTCACTTTCAGGCTAGCCTCTGCCTGAGCTCAAACAGACAGACTGcccagagggcgagagagacatagtgggtctgtttctctcactctgtccaTTAGCCATTTAAAGGGTGAGAAGAGAGTGAGGTCTGTAATATACTGGGtcaacaggggggagagagagagagagagggagaacgaaagGGAAAGGCTGCAGCTTGACAAACTGGGAGGTGGGAAAATCCAAAGTGAGAGCACAGTGCAGATTGAATgagagaagggggtgtggagatTTGGAAAGTACCAGGGAGACAAAAGGAGGAATTCTAAAAAAAGAGGTCAACTAAACTGGAGTCTCAACGGTAGGGGAAAAAGAAAAGACtcagagctctctctctgtgtcacacaCTTGACGGACCGCTGAGGAAACTTTGCCTAGTCAGACcagaggatttatttcagctgcgTATTGCATGCTTTCAAACACAGAAATGGAGAAGTGGCCTTTCTCATGAAGATAAAAGGATGTTACGATCAGGTAAGAGAAATTCAGTGACGACATAAATTCAGAGTATGCAAAAGTTAATTGATTGATTCATGGATTTGTATTTGTTTAATTCATTTGACAACATTACCATTGTACTGTAATTCGTATAGTGGTTCTGTAATTTGGATTTGGGGTTAATTTGCTCAAACTATTAATTAAAGCAACAAGTTAACATGAAGTCATGATGTTTCTCATTAAGCATGTGGCTGGAACCACATGGGCAGGACACATACATTTTCCATCCATTAacctgctgcatctctctctctctttttacttcGATCTCTCACAGTTTTTCTGTTGCTATCAATATTGACACTCCAAGGTAGCGGATGTGATTACTTTTTGAGGGGGGTTGTCGATAATCTTCAAACCACCCTTAACTCAGACCACGCTGGATTTGTGAGTTGAACGTTGTGGCTATCCTTTTGTACCTGCATGCACCCTGAGTAATGACAGTGGTTTAAACAAATATGCGTTCATTTCCTAGTGGTTACATTTTTGTATCAATTCGATTTTTTGTCTATTGGCATAGATACTCTTGTGAATACTGTGATTCCTGAACCAGTTTTTTCCTCCAAGCGTAAGGTGTTCCCTAAAGACTATTGGATTTCCCACCACTACAATGTCAACCTGCTGTGCAACACTGATCCGGTGAGGCACCATCTATTGATTAAATGACACCATTTTACTAAATGATTTATTCTCGTGTTTTATACAAACATGTCACACTTAGTGTATCTGCTATGTATCATTAAATCCTTCATTCTGATTCTCTGTTGAGCAATGCGGGAGGaccgtggtaatggctggagcggacgGAGTTTGTGGAATGGTATTAACCATTCGCTCCCTTCCTAACATTTTATAAGCCGTCCTCCCCtcggcagcctccactggttccaGTACTCTAAAGTCTAAATGTGTGTTGTTGTCAGCGTTACTGGGCAGGATAATCAATAACCTCTGATTAGCACAATGATGATCAGCTCTGTGTTGTGCTCCGTCTATTCAAATCATCAGCGTAACCTCTGTGTCTAAAATCCTGCTTCTGCCTTGCTGCCCCTCCAGTGTTGTGTGTTCCGAGCTGCGACTGTTCTCTCTGACTCCTGGCTCCAGCTCCGCAGCCAGCTGTGGCCAGAGCACCATAGCTTCGAATTCATCTCCAACCTTATACAAGCCCTGGGTGGCAGGGGTATGACAAAAGGGGTAGGTATAACTTTAGCATGTCGTGGACATACTCTAGTCATAGCCGCGGGAGGTTTGGGGCCGAGGGTgcagcaaccccccccccccctcccctccccaaatGTAACTGTTTCACTAAAGTCGTGCATTGGTCCTGTATTAGCGAAACAATATTTTCCGTCTGTATTGCCGGAAAATCTTTCTTCCCCAAACTACTTTCCGAGGCTATGACTCTGGTAGTCTATATGAACTGTTTTGGATAAGAGAGTGTACTGTAGGTTGCCAGTGGGGGTGAACAAGTAGCAGCATGTACTCAAAAGAGACAGACACAGCAGCCTTAAACATTTTGGACTAAGTTATGTAAAACATAAAACAACTATGCCATAGTAAATGCAACAAAACACTATAAAGATGCCATGTTGTTGAGTAAAAAAAAATGACAGAAAATGGTTAAAACAGGGGAGAAAAACGTTTTTTCAAGGCTTAGCCAACCGTTCACATAACAACAGAATGCAGCACCCgactgaagagagaagagacaacaGCGCGCTCTGGAAAGAGCGTGGAAGGCAGGTTGTAAGTTCATTTACAGCAGCGCATCCTCTGAACGATAACGACATGTGGGTGAgaagcctgaccacggagacgggGGTGAGAAGGTGATGAAGTGTACTTCATGAGCTGTAACCGAAAAACAACTGGTatttggaaagtttgaggtgagggagaaagtgtgATGAAACAAATATTTTTAGTAtcttgctaacgttagctgtaTCGAATTACCCGTTAGCTAGCCAGggaaatgttgagcaacattagccAACTTAACTGATCAAATAATTGAGTTTATGGTGTGAAAATTAGCTGGCTAATGAAGTCAGACAGCTACAACATCAGAAGAGCTAACGTTAATAACCTAACCAGTTACCAGTATTAACTGGTAACTTTATACGACTCCTTGCCGTTCCTCAAATTATAAAGCGTTAGTTGCTTACTGGACTCTGGCAATTTGAAACGTTATCGTTAACTAGAAAACGAACGAACTAACTACTATCTGTGAACTAATATTTTCCCTCTACAGTACAATATGTGGTTAATTTTCAGAATGGGATAACTAGGTGAAAATGAGGCGCTGCTTGTTAATTAAGCAGTTAGGTGGAGCTGAAGCTGGGCCTGGTTTAAACTGGATGTCACTATAGAGGTGAATGGAACACCACACTTTCTCACATTTTCAATCCGGCGCCAGTGGATAAAAGGGCTATGCCAGGTGTAGTactctgcctgaaagagatcaatTATGCCAACAAAAGGTATCATGCTCTGCTGGCACATTGAAGAACAGATGTACTCAGGCAGAAAGTGTACAGTGTAATAATGTGCAGTGTAGCCCAAAGATATTGCTTTTGTTGTGTTGAATTTAACAGTAACACGTGTGTGAAGGAGTGgggattatttatttttttgcacaCAAGTAGCCTTGTGCACTGGATCAATGTCTACCATAGTGGCCGCTATAATAGAGCAaaaatagaatgcctgtttgaTTCTTTCTGTTTGTACtaaatatgtttttttcccccaagtgcaatatttagatgtgtgtggtcacaagcattctattataaaggctgtcatggctaactgcaatattagtatattgtttttttctcaagacttgagtgtcatttgcagtaaagtctaggcaacaaatAACATTGTATTTCTTGCTTTACATTTTTAGCTGTGAGTTAGGTTCACTTTAACCACTTTTTTTATTTTGCACACAGTGACTGATCATGTAGATCATATTATTTGTTGTTTAATTAGTTAAAACCTGCATTTCCCCCGAGCAGGGATTTTTTTTGCATGCTCCCTGAAACATGCAAAAAAATCATTTTTGGGCCCTCACCAGTTTGCATCCCTCTTTTTTTCCTGACCATGTGGCTTGACTATGCAATGACCGGTGCATCATTTTCCTGTTTAGGTCACCTATAATGTATGCAATGTATATCACAGGTTAACTCCCCAGAGAACTGGCTATCAATCAATGACAGTGCttgcactgtatgtttgtttaataacaactcctctcctcccttatccccctttcctctcctcccttatcaCATCCCTCTCTCACAGAGATTTGAGGATCCTGACCCTTCAGTTCTTCCCTCGGTCTCCTCCTCTCCAGAGAAACTTCTCAACTTCACTTCATCTGTTTTCTCCAAATGGCTGGAGCTGGGGTGCTCGACCCCGGTGGACACTTGTCCCTTCCCCACTCTGGCCTCTCCGGCTGGGGAGGAAGAAAGGGCAGCTCTGGAAAGTAAAAAAGTGAGGTTATTAACCACACGAGCAGTTCACATGGAGAATGAAGGGGAAATAGGGATGCGGTTACACACACCTCCACCAACCAATAGGAGCCCACCATCCAAAGGTGGGCTCCTATTAGTTATTTCTgggtcttttttttttaaacctttatttaactaggcaagtctattaagaacaaattcttatttacaatgacggcctacattgGAGCCTCCTGTTATGTGGACTGTCTGGATGCTACTGTAGAGCGGTTGCTAAAGTTACTGAAGTGGATCTCTAATGGCGCACACAAAATGGTTTGGAGCACTTGTTGGCTTTTTCTTCTCAATCTGTCCATTTTAGCTGTTCTAATGCAGTAAGCTTTGTCAATCAAGTGACTGACATGCACACTTAATTGTTGCACTGAATGTACAACTGCAGTCAAGATTATGTATAGAATAACAACCTTTTAATTTACCGTCTGCACACCAGAGTTCTATTATCTCCATAAGAAACCATTATGTACCTATACAACATAGCCATATGTATAAAAAGCCATATTCTATGCAAGCTAACTAAACACTAACAAGTGTTTTATATTGAGCAAGATACAGAACATAAATTGTCCAATATTTCTGATCAAATTCATATGATGTTTACAATGCAGTGGAATTTGAATATTTGTTTGTTGGTCTTcaatgaatgtttttttttttctatTAACTTTTGTACATACTGCATCTTGTAAATAAAAACCATGCAGCCGTTATGAGTTTCTCTGATGTAGTCTTGTGTAGAGATCCCCGAGTGCTGACTGTTACCATCCCCAGTGTGGGGAGTATTTTGCAATTGCTGCAGAGCTGCACTGCTGTCTGATTCTCAACAGCTATCCTTTTTCTTTCTGTCTCCTACACGAAGACTTCTGTCATAAGTAAGTTGTAGTTCAATAGAATATTTATGTCTGCAGCTACTGGGTAGGCCTACAACTGAGCCAAATCACTAACATTAATTACACACATCAgctatatgtacagtggggcaaaaaagtatttagtcagccaccaattgtgcaagttctcccacttaaaaagatgagagaggcctgtaattttcatcataggtacacttcaactatgatagacaaaatgagaaaaaaaaatccagacaatcacattgtaggatttttaatttctttatttgcaaattatggtggaaaataagtatttggtcaataacaaaagtttatctcaatactttgttatataccctttgttggcaatgacaagaggtcaaatgttttctgtaagtcttcacaaggttttcacacacttgctgttattttggcccattcctccatgcagatttcctctagagcagtgatgttttggggctgttgctgggcaacacagactttcaactccctccaaagattttctatggggttgagatctggagactggctaggccactccaggaccttgaaattcttcttacgaagccactccttcgttgcccgggtggtgtgtttgggatcattgttatgctgaaagacccagccatgtttcatcttcaatgcccttgctgatggaaggaggttttcactcaaaatctcacgacccattcattctttcctttacaggaatcagtcgtcctggtccctttgcagaaaaacagccccaaagcataatatttccacccccatgcttcacagtaggtacagtgttctttggatgcaacccagcattctttgtcctccaaacacgacgagttgagtttttaccaaaaatatatattttggtttcatctgaccatatgacattctcccaatcttcttctggatcatccaaatgctctctagcaaacttcagacgggcctggacatgtactggcttaagcagggggacacgtctggcactgcaggatttgagtccctggcggcgtagtgtgttactgatggtaggctttgttactttggtcccagctctctgcaggtcattcactaggtccccccgtgtggttcttggacttttgctcactgttcttgtgataattttgaccccacggggtgaaatcttgcgtggagccccagatcgagggagattatcagtggtcttgtatgtcttccatttcctaataattgctcccacagttgatttcttcaaaccaagctgcttacctattgcagattcagtcttcccagcctggtgcaggtctacaattttgtttctggtgtcctttcacagctctttggtcttggccgtagtggagtttggagtgtgactgtttgaggttgtggacaggtgtcttttatactgataacaagttcaaacaggtgccattaatacaggtaacgagtggaggacagagcagcctcttaaagaagaagttacaggcctgtgagagccagaaatcttgcttgtttgtaggtgaccaaatacttattttccaccataatttgcaaattaatgaat includes these proteins:
- the LOC115119451 gene encoding folliculin-like isoform X4; protein product: MCQRMNALVALCHFCELHGPRTLFCTEALHPPSPTPSQAGAPIPGDRESDREGEGLTMRANSSATQRGDMCEGCRSLPASHPGFVSVDSETGIRFLSHQQPRQPQLFSVVRQACVRSLSCEVTSCVSVCPGREGPIFFGDEQHGFVFSHTFFIKDSLARGFQRWYSIVMVAMDRIYLINSWPFLLRHLRLTIQSLQSTALKVFDSEQCVCPQRAVRMNSVFSPAVFPHQRSGNAARSLPSLTQHTNLWASLHSSFSWLLKACGSRLTEKLLEGAPTEDTLLLIERQTEQEEEMSCWEGAEGGGSRPQCHQSESELYRDFLFDEGKAEGYPGPKFRSLRHLRQVLGTTDFRQLAWHVLMGNQVILRGADPGLIHSAFTMLKALLPVGCVRSVTYSAQYEEAYRCNFLGLSPDVPIPTHVSSSEFSVLVDVVSLERGSLYSAACGEDILSLYQFNISSTNSQPTDKGPTLLNKIEVALSNENLSVDVVSHCLLCLKEEWMNKVKVLFKFSKVDGRGREDTQKVLALLGATGPGEEDNVRLLKFWMTGLSKTYKSHLMTAVRGGQRPLSQ
- the LOC115119451 gene encoding folliculin-like isoform X2, yielding MQYDRLSFVAVIVHAALIKMNALVALCHFCELHGPRTLFCTEALHPPSPTPSQAGAPIPGDRESDREGEGLTMRANSSATQRGDMCEGCRSLPASHPGFVSVDSETGIRFLSHQQPRQPQLFSVVRQACVRSLSCEVTSCVCPGREGPIFFGDEQHGFVFSHTFFIKDSLARGFQRWYSIVMVAMDRIYLINSWPFLLRHLRLTIQSLQSTALKVFDSEQCVCPQRAVRMNSVFSPAVFPHQRSGNAARSLPSLTQHTNLWASLHSSFSWLLKACGSRLTEKLLEGAPTEDTLLLIERQTEQEEEMSCWEGAEGGGSRPQCHQSESELYRDFLFDEGKAEGYPGPKFRSLRHLRQVLGTTDFRQLAWHVLMGNQVILRGADPGLIHSAFTMLKALLPVGCVRSVTYSAQYEEAYRCNFLGLSPDVPIPTHVSSSEFSVLVDVVSLERGSLYSAACGEDILSLYQFNISSTNSQPTDKGPTLLNKIEVALSNENLSVDVVSHCLLCLKEEWMNKVKVLFKFSKVDGRGREDTQKVLALLGATGPGEEDNVRLLKFWMTGLSKTYKSHLMTAVRGGQRPLSQ
- the LOC115119451 gene encoding folliculin-like isoform X5, with product MCQRMNALVALCHFCELHGPRTLFCTEALHPPSPTPSQAGAPIPGDRESDREGEGLTMRANSSATQRGDMCEGCRSLPASHPGFVSVDSETGIRFLSHQQPRQPQLFSVVRQACVRSLSCEVCPGREGPIFFGDEQHGFVFSHTFFIKDSLARGFQRWYSIVMVAMDRIYLINSWPFLLRHLRLTIQSLQSTALKVFDSEQCVCPQRAVRMNSVFSPAVFPHQRSGNAARSLPSLTQHTNLWASLHSSFSWLLKACGSRLTEKLLEGAPTEDTLLLIERQTEQEEEMSCWEGAEGGGSRPQCHQSESELYRDFLFDEGKAEGYPGPKFRSLRHLRQVLGTTDFRQLAWHVLMGNQVILRGADPGLIHSAFTMLKALLPVGCVRSVTYSAQYEEAYRCNFLGLSPDVPIPTHVSSSEFSVLVDVVSLERGSLYSAACGEDILSLYQFNISSTNSQPTDKGPTLLNKIEVALSNENLSVDVVSHCLLCLKEEWMNKVKVLFKFSKVDGRGREDTQKVLALLGATGPGEEDNVRLLKFWMTGLSKTYKSHLMTAVRGGQRPLSQ
- the LOC115119451 gene encoding folliculin-like isoform X1, producing the protein MQYDRLSFVAVIVHAALIKMNALVALCHFCELHGPRTLFCTEALHPPSPTPSQAGAPIPGDRESDREGEGLTMRANSSATQRGDMCEGCRSLPASHPGFVSVDSETGIRFLSHQQPRQPQLFSVVRQACVRSLSCEVTSCVSVCPGREGPIFFGDEQHGFVFSHTFFIKDSLARGFQRWYSIVMVAMDRIYLINSWPFLLRHLRLTIQSLQSTALKVFDSEQCVCPQRAVRMNSVFSPAVFPHQRSGNAARSLPSLTQHTNLWASLHSSFSWLLKACGSRLTEKLLEGAPTEDTLLLIERQTEQEEEMSCWEGAEGGGSRPQCHQSESELYRDFLFDEGKAEGYPGPKFRSLRHLRQVLGTTDFRQLAWHVLMGNQVILRGADPGLIHSAFTMLKALLPVGCVRSVTYSAQYEEAYRCNFLGLSPDVPIPTHVSSSEFSVLVDVVSLERGSLYSAACGEDILSLYQFNISSTNSQPTDKGPTLLNKIEVALSNENLSVDVVSHCLLCLKEEWMNKVKVLFKFSKVDGRGREDTQKVLALLGATGPGEEDNVRLLKFWMTGLSKTYKSHLMTAVRGGQRPLSQ
- the LOC115119451 gene encoding folliculin-like isoform X3, with the protein product MQYDRLSFVAVIVHAALIKMNALVALCHFCELHGPRTLFCTEALHPPSPTPSQAGAPIPGDRESDREGEGLTMRANSSATQRGDMCEGCRSLPASHPGFVSVDSETGIRFLSHQQPRQPQLFSVVRQACVRSLSCEVCPGREGPIFFGDEQHGFVFSHTFFIKDSLARGFQRWYSIVMVAMDRIYLINSWPFLLRHLRLTIQSLQSTALKVFDSEQCVCPQRAVRMNSVFSPAVFPHQRSGNAARSLPSLTQHTNLWASLHSSFSWLLKACGSRLTEKLLEGAPTEDTLLLIERQTEQEEEMSCWEGAEGGGSRPQCHQSESELYRDFLFDEGKAEGYPGPKFRSLRHLRQVLGTTDFRQLAWHVLMGNQVILRGADPGLIHSAFTMLKALLPVGCVRSVTYSAQYEEAYRCNFLGLSPDVPIPTHVSSSEFSVLVDVVSLERGSLYSAACGEDILSLYQFNISSTNSQPTDKGPTLLNKIEVALSNENLSVDVVSHCLLCLKEEWMNKVKVLFKFSKVDGRGREDTQKVLALLGATGPGEEDNVRLLKFWMTGLSKTYKSHLMTAVRGGQRPLSQ